A single window of Gossypium arboreum isolate Shixiya-1 chromosome 13, ASM2569848v2, whole genome shotgun sequence DNA harbors:
- the LOC108463519 gene encoding probable ubiquitin-like-specific protease 2A — MGKKKQVDDSIIPIDIAPSDPGYLRASRKKITKQEAQRLRSLKLTAPCFLDNIPCRARSKRRVTRKKSTSKLKNKLDSGSFECYLETLWSRLPADKRDLFTRLDCQWFAWYRKASYREKVLSWVKRKEIFSTKYVLIPIVCWGHWSLLIFCHFGESLQSKTRTPCILLLDSLQMSDPLRLEADIRRFMFDIYKAEGRPENKRMIYQVPLLVPKVPQQRNGKECGNFVLYFINLFVKSAPENFNINDYPYFMKNDWFNAEAVERFCERLHFGM, encoded by the exons GGTATCTGAGGGCCTCCAGGAAGAAGATAACAAAACAGGAAGCTCAAAGACTAAGAAGCCTTAAATTAACTGCTCCATGTTTTTTAGATAATATTCCATGTCGTGCACGATCAAAGCGACGAGTTACGAGAAAGAAATCAACATCTAAACTAAAAAACAAGCTAGACTCTGGATCATTTGAGTGTTACTTGGA GACCCTGTGGAGCAGGTTGCCAGCAGATAAGCGGGATTTGTTTACGCGCTTAGATTGTCAATGGTTTGCATGGTATAGGAAAGCATCTTATAGAGAAAAGGTTCTATCTTGGGTTAAGAGGAAAGAGATATTTTCGACGAAATATGTTCTCATTCCGATAGTTTGCTG GGGTCATTGGAGCCTCTTAATCTTCTGTCATTTCGGTGAAAGTTTGCAATCAAAAACCAGAACACCTTGTATATTGCTGTTGGATTCATTACAGATGTCCGACCCGTTGCGTCTCGAAGCAGATATACGAAG GTTCATGTTCGACATTTATAAAGCCGAAGGCAGGCCCGAGAATAAGCGGATGATTTATCAAGTTCCTCTTTTGGTCCCTAAG GTGCCACAACAAAGGAATGGCAAAGAATGTGGGAATTTTGTTCTCTATTTCATAAATTTGTTCGTCAAAAGTGCCCCGGAGAACTTCAACATCAATGACTACCCTTACTTT ATGAAAAATGACTGGTTCAATGCTGAAGCAGTGGAACGCTTTTGCGAGAGGCTACATTTTGGCATGTAA